In Ruminiclostridium josui JCM 17888, the genomic window GAAGCAGCTAAAGTAGTATTATCAATATCTTCATTAAATGTAACTTCGATAGTACCATCAGTTGTAACCTTAACTGTATTTACAGAAGGAGCAATTAAGTCTGAAGCAACTTCAGAGCTTGTTGATATAACTGCACCTAAGTATGATTTAGTATCAACAGCTACGGCATCGTCAACAGATAACAATACTATTGTTGCTGTTGCCGCACTCTTTACATATGTTGCATCTTCTTTAAGCTCTGCTCCAAGGTTAAATACAACTTCTGACTTACCGTCATTGTTCAATGTAACACTAGCAACTGACAATGCAATTTCCTCATCATCTGCATTTGTAAGTTTAAAGCCTTTAGCAGTTATGGTAGAAAGTCTACCAGTAAATGTAACCTTTATTTGCTTCTTAGCTATAGCCTCAACTTTTTCAATCTTTATAGTATCTTTAGTAGGTGTTACATCTTTAACATAAGTTGCCAAAGTATTTCCTGCAACGTCTTTTACAAGACCAACCTTAATTTCAACATCACCTTCAATAAGAACAGAAGCACTCTTATCTAACACAATTGTAACTGACTTTCCGTCAGCAGCAGCAGTAACTGTATCATTGTCACCTAAAGCAACAAAATTACCATCACCAATATTCTTCATGAAGTTAGCCTTCACAAGTGTAGTAGGATCCATTTGTTCACTGAATGGAATGTAGATGGATGCCTTTTTGCTATCATTTCCTGCTGAATCTTTACCAACAACAATTCTTGCTGAATCATCAAGTACCTTTGGAGCTACCTTATCAGTAAAGTTCAATGTTGATGTATAAGTATCCATTACATTGTTTACAAAAGCGTCATCCTTAACTCCCTTTATTTCGATAGTATAGGATCCGCCACCCAATTCATCTGTAAAAGCAAGCTGAACTTTGTTAAGTGAATCATCATTAACAAGAGTTGCACCAGTAACGGATATAACCTTTCCAGTTGAATCTTTGATTACATAGTTGCCTGATTGTTCAGCTGTTGTTTTATCTAGTTTTTCAGAGAAAACAACTGTTAACTGCTTTGTATTATCAAACTTAACTTCTGTAACTGTTGGTTTAACAGTATCCAGAACTATGTTCAAAGGAATAGTTGTAGCAGGTAATTTATTTCCCCATAAGTCCTGAATCTGAGTGCCATTTGCATCATCATATCCAATATATAGGTTAGTTGCTCCTAACGGTATTACGTTACCTGAGAAGTCAATAGTAATAGTTGTTCCTGCATCGGTAAGAGTTACCTTTGCAACCTCTTCACTATCAACTGTCTTTGTATCATTACCCTTTACAAAGTATGTGTCAGTATTATATGTATGTCTGTATCTAACATTAGCACTCTTAACACTATTTTCGTCCAAAGGCTTGTTAGAAGTCAATATTACAGTCTTAGGTTCTGCTGATTTTAATGTAAGAACAGGAGCTGTCTTATCATTTGTTACTGTGAATTCAACAGTCTTAGGAAGTACATTGTAGCCTGCATAGTCAAATATATACCCCTTAGATTCAAAGCTTACCTTGTGTGCACCCTCAGTTAAAGGAACACCTACTGTTAATGTAACCTTATTGATGTTAATTTCAATATTAGTAACAATGTAGTTACCACCATCAACCTTGAATTCTCCATTAGAGATAGCATCTGTTACAGGTGTTGCAGATGTTGCAGATGCCTTAAGTTGAACTGGTTCACTATATTCTACAGTAAGAGTGTTTGGACCTGAAACTGTTACACCAACTACTGTAGGAACAGTTGAATCCTCAAATTTAACTGCATCACTCTTGTATGTTGCAAAGTTCTTTACTTCAACAATAGCAGATGCTCCATTTGTAACTGCCTGACCCAATGTTACTATAACAGACTTTCCATCAGCCTGAAGAGCAACACTTCCACCAGCAGCTTTATCTGTTGTACCTTCAGTTACAACATAGTTTGCTATCTTTTCTGCATCAGCCTTTACAAGGTCTTTTGCAAATGTGATTTGAACCTGCTTCAAGTTCAAAGCTTTAACTCCAGTAACAGTCTGAGCAGCTGGAGCAACTATCAAACCTGCTTTTTCAGCAACTGCTTTCTTAGCAGCGTCAGTTCCAACTAAAACTTCAACAACTGTCTTAGCAGCATCTTTAGCTTTAACAGTTAAAGTATCGAATACTACTGCAGAAGCAGCATCTCTTGTAAGATCTTCATTAGTAATATCATCAGCGATAGCTACAAGAATCTTACCAGCTGACTTAGCAGCTAATAATTCAACTGATTTAGCATAGTTGTTCTCATCTGCAAATCCGAGAGCGTTCATGAACATAGATGCAAGGTCTTTTCCTTTTAAAGGATCACCAGCAGCTAATTTGTTATTTCCACCTTTCATAACGCCTTCTTGAACAGCAAGTGCTACCCAACCTTCAGCCCATGCAGGAACTTCATCAGCGTCATCAAAGCTTGCGATTTTGGAAACATCTGCAGCTTCCATATCTTTGTCTGTTTTACCTAATACAGTCTTTAGTACTAATACCGCACCTTGTGCTCTAGTTAAGTCTTCACCAAGCATCAAGTCACCGGTAGTGTCTCCCTGCCAAATGCCGAGATCCTTAAGTACTGTTGCTTGTTCTTCAAATTCATATGAACCTGAAGCAGCGAATGCAGCAGTCATAGATGTTAATACCAATGCTACGGCTATAACAACTGCAGTTAGCTTTCTGAGATTTCTCATGTTCTCAAATCCTCCTTGTGTATTTTGTAGCGGGTGGGCTTTAATATCCAGAGCGGGCTACGCCTCTCCCACTATTTATAGCCCAACTCGTTTAACCTATTTTCCAAGATTCGGTAGCAATAGATTGAGATTACCTAAATTTACCTATCTTGATTCATATGTATTATATCACTGGCAAATTTTGCAGTCAACGTGGTGGTTTTAAGTGTAAAGAATTTGTAACAGAAATGAAACAAACCCCAGTAATAATACTGGGGTTTGTT contains:
- a CDS encoding Ig-like domain-containing protein, which encodes MRNLRKLTAVVIAVALVLTSMTAAFAASGSYEFEEQATVLKDLGIWQGDTTGDLMLGEDLTRAQGAVLVLKTVLGKTDKDMEAADVSKIASFDDADEVPAWAEGWVALAVQEGVMKGGNNKLAAGDPLKGKDLASMFMNALGFADENNYAKSVELLAAKSAGKILVAIADDITNEDLTRDAASAVVFDTLTVKAKDAAKTVVEVLVGTDAAKKAVAEKAGLIVAPAAQTVTGVKALNLKQVQITFAKDLVKADAEKIANYVVTEGTTDKAAGGSVALQADGKSVIVTLGQAVTNGASAIVEVKNFATYKSDAVKFEDSTVPTVVGVTVSGPNTLTVEYSEPVQLKASATSATPVTDAISNGEFKVDGGNYIVTNIEININKVTLTVGVPLTEGAHKVSFESKGYIFDYAGYNVLPKTVEFTVTNDKTAPVLTLKSAEPKTVILTSNKPLDENSVKSANVRYRHTYNTDTYFVKGNDTKTVDSEEVAKVTLTDAGTTITIDFSGNVIPLGATNLYIGYDDANGTQIQDLWGNKLPATTIPLNIVLDTVKPTVTEVKFDNTKQLTVVFSEKLDKTTAEQSGNYVIKDSTGKVISVTGATLVNDDSLNKVQLAFTDELGGGSYTIEIKGVKDDAFVNNVMDTYTSTLNFTDKVAPKVLDDSARIVVGKDSAGNDSKKASIYIPFSEQMDPTTLVKANFMKNIGDGNFVALGDNDTVTAAADGKSVTIVLDKSASVLIEGDVEIKVGLVKDVAGNTLATYVKDVTPTKDTIKIEKVEAIAKKQIKVTFTGRLSTITAKGFKLTNADDEEIALSVASVTLNNDGKSEVVFNLGAELKEDATYVKSAATATIVLLSVDDAVAVDTKSYLGAVISTSSEVASDLIAPSVNTVKVTTDGTIEVTFNEDIDNTTLAASTLNGFSVSGDVKLVKVARTSSNVITLTPEDGKKFSDSTVVKYNSVAGITDTSSNKVADFEKTATK